In Hyperolius riggenbachi isolate aHypRig1 chromosome 1, aHypRig1.pri, whole genome shotgun sequence, the genomic window TGCTGTGAATTGCGCAAGCTGTCCCActgcatacacactcacacatcaGTCCCAGAAGCAGAAACATTCCACAAGCAGCATTCAGCTATGCAGGTCACATACGCAGGAACCTCAGTGGAGGGCAAGCCTTTCCTCCTCATTCTCACTCATAGACTTAAAGGAAAAGTGATTTGATTTAAACCACAATCCTGTAGCAAACCGATGACAGGAATTTCAACTTAAACTTGAattaagagagaaaaaaaaaactgggacAAACTAATGTAGACAAAAAAGCCATTTAAATAAGTAAACAATAAGCCAAAATATCATGTTAAACAGTATATTGCCCATCCACAACAGCAATGCAGTGATGCACAACAAAAAGCTGTTAAACCATTATGTATATTCATTTAACTGGAAGAAAGGCATCTTGCATTGCATAAAGATTGCAGTTCCACTGCGCCTGAAAACCATTACAACTCAGCATCTTATAAACGGATCCCGGTGTGGTGTGCTTACAGCATCTGCCAGAAACATTGTGTAGAAGTTGCAGCCTTGCAGGGAATGCTGCAAATTACACTGTGAGGTCACAGATCAGTCCTGGCCAGGTAATGCTTGCTTTCTTCTCATGAGTGGATCATTGTGAAGGGATGTCACTCTCATAGGGTCACACTGATCACCAGCTTAGTTCTTGAATCTGGTTTGTTCACAGATATGGTTGAATTTCCTGTAAAACAAATAAGATATAGCATATAAGACTCCAGTAACTCCAATTTTATATTTGGCAGATAAATCTTAACCTAATAACTCATTGTTAACCAAATTGGTGCACAGCACTCACTAtcctaaaaaattatttttttgctacAGCAGATAttacaagtcgacctcatgtataaatcgaatccaatatttgaccctcttaatctGGAATTCTTATTGACTCAAGAATAAAAGTCTACTAAGCGAAATTATTGGCTGCGCATTGGTGACCAGGAGGAATTAACAGCTGCATTTTGGGACGTGAAGGGAAtggatgactgcactgcataaaaaGTATTGTAGCCATTAACTTCTCCTGGCCCATAAGTGCTGCAGGCTCTCTTCCAGGCCCCCAAGCGTAGAAATTACAACATATGATACCGCCCGCCATTTCCTCTATCAAGAAAGTATCACATAGCACTGGATAAATTGTTGCAAATGGGAATGGCTAGGAGTCAGAAATGTAGGTCCGACCCAAGTACAAGTCGACTCCTATACTTttgtttagtgagtcagacctacatttctagacttatagtccagtatatacggtagatgTGTGCACGATTGGTTCTCAATATTTTGTACATTACAAATACCGTATGTCATTTCTAGGTGGATACTTTATTTCTGTTTACACTCCAGCTTCTGTTTAGACACATAACTGGCATTTGCTTAGCTGCGGTTAGATCCATGTTTAGTAGAATGTCCAATCGGCAGCCTTGTTAACCATGCATATTACTGCTTCTGAAAATTACCCTAGGTTGAGCACTGACAGGTTCTGTAACCAAGCTGCACTACTGAGTAGTGAAGTCTAAGCACATGGCCACTGATCTCATACTCCTGACTTTGCATCAATGCAGATGGTTGAGCATGAATATTATAATTTAGCATTTAAATAGCGCAAACATCTTCCACACTGCTTTGCAAAGCATGTAGTCTAGTCATTAACTGTTAGAGaaactcgcaatctaatccctgccgtagTCTTCACACTGTTTCAGCGTCACCTACATCCACATTAAGACTTCACTGCGTAATGCATATAGGGGATGATTTGGGACCCTCACACGATCAAGCACTTTCATCCGGACACTGCATAATATGAGCCATGATCACAGCCAGGgaatttgggtgccaccatagaagACAAATTACTGGCTACGAAAAAATAAAGCAGTGGTGGATCTACTAATACCATGTAGCGGAACTCTGTGCTCAAAGAAAATAGtgggcaccaaaacagcagagtcAGAGTTCCACTACTATGAGTAATGCTCATTTTCCTAAGCATGAGTACCATCCGATAGTAACACAAGTACAGAATACTGAAATACTCACATGGCATGGTGCGCTTTCACCTGAGTTCTGCAGTTCCGTCCCCAGTAACAATTTGGTCGTGATGTCACTGCAACTGGGAAGTATACAAACACCTTTACTAACTCAGAAGGTTAAGCTTAGTACAAAGTTAAACCCTAATCACAAAATATTAGTGACAATATTATTAGTAATATAGTATATATTAGTAATATAACAGATATTAaatcacacctgaactgagagggatacagaggctgctaGATTTATTGTCTTCTAAAAAAATAGTTgcttggtagtcctgctgatccatcTACCTCCgataccacttaaggaccagctaacgcccataggcgtcggcaggtcttaaagagaaactccaacctagaattgaactttatcccaatcagtagctgataccccttttacatgacaaagataatgcttttcacaaacagaccatcagggggcgctgtatgactgattttgtgctgaaacccctcccacaagaagctctgagtactgcggtaatctgggcaaactgccacaatgtaacaatgttcacagacaggaattagctgtttacagctgtctctaacagccaaaacagctaggagcagctacataacctgcccacagtaaaaatgtcaccatgtaataaatttcagaatgtaaattggggagaggaaagattttacaatgagcaaaccctgactaaatcatttatacataattatggtaaaaaatgaagaactttttttactacattattttcactggagttcctctttaagtggtttcccatggaaacggcctttccatgtcagttcacagagggtgtctccgtgaacagccggagagccgccgatcgcggctcgccggtaaaatgtaaacacgcggggaagaaatccctgctgtttacatcatatagtgctcctgcgcagcagcgccctgacgtagatcggcgatccccggcctctgattggccggggatcgccggcatatgataggctgaagcctatccttcaatgcgcagaacGGATATCcttcctgcgcagcccatggagggagggacgggaaggcagggagtgccgaaaacgctgcggaggggggctttgaagagcccccccgcaaagcgcagcaagccggcggcgatcagacccccccagcaggacatccccctagtggggtaaaaagggggtaagtctgatcgccctggctaaatcctgatctgtgctgcgggctggagagcccacgcagcacagatcctgcaaaacacccctggtccttaagtggttaagccataagttctgaacaagcatgcaaatcaggtgtttctgactgacgtctgactagattagctgcactcgtttcaggtgtgtgatctagATACTACTGCAGTCAGATCAGCACAATGCCAGgaaactggaattgcttaaaaataaatatatatggcaacctccatatcagtTTTGGTGTCCTTTAATACACACAtatgagagggagggagagagatagagggagagagatagagagagagagagagagagtgagagagtcttagggcccgttcagactgcacacgtttccagccacgttttggaaacgcgtgcggggggccgacacgcaggacatcagacattgcatagagtgcactgtctgatgttcacactgcatgcgttccggacctgtgcggtccgggaacgcatgctgcacacagatttttcaaaaacgcgcggctgtcccattcacttttcagtgatgggatcagccacgcaacgcattcgaacgcggatggcgtgcgttcgtacacgttgcgttctgcatgcgtggctgtccgcgttttgcagtctgaatgggccctaagtaagTGTGTGATGTGATATATTCTTCATCTGAGTAGCCATGTGTAGTGATCACTAAAGTTTCCCACTGAAATCAATGAGACTGGCTGCTCATTCAACAGTCTGACATATTACATCAGTTGTCTTCAGTAAATATCAGGATCAATTgctataaacaaaacaaaaacaagctaTGGGAAACTACAGGGCACAAACTATGAAATCCATGTCATCCAAGTGGCATCTAGTGGCTGTCAGCAGTGACTGCAGTACAGAAGCAACAGAAAGCCAGTGCTGGAGAGCTGACATCCAAGTTGTTAAATGTCTAACTTTACAGCACAAGTCACAATATCCTGCAACTTAGCTGAGGAAAGTATAGACAGAGAATGGCAGGAAGGCAACATACCTGAAAGCTCAGCAGGAGGAATGTTCTGCCTGTATTGGTAAGACAGATCTCTAAAATTACGCAGTCCACAAAAGTAGCACAGTACAGTAGATCCACTGATCCGGTTATCTGTGTGCACAAACGTGAATGAAACGCAAATAAATCATGTGAAacagaaaaagcaaaaaaaataaaaataaaaaacaaaataattttgatagtactttttcaccaactttttggtagtttttccattgcaaagcgtTTAAAAGTTATTATAATCTGAAGAAGAAAAattaggtgaattgcatatggcccaaggtgtt contains:
- the CHFR gene encoding E3 ubiquitin-protein ligase CHFR isoform X2, which translates into the protein MSFSESMTACRGNLQEQGEELFSFALCLNFQNYLASRGLTWKDLLHESLAAVQRGLFLLPDNRISGSTVLCYFCGLRNFRDLSYQYRQNIPPAELSVAVTSRPNCYWGRNCRTQVKAHHAMKFNHICEQTRFKN
- the CHFR gene encoding E3 ubiquitin-protein ligase CHFR isoform X1; this translates as MYWGCTRIGCFGCLAPFCELNLGEKCLDSVLNNNNYESDILKNYLASRGLTWKDLLHESLAAVQRGLFLLPDNRISGSTVLCYFCGLRNFRDLSYQYRQNIPPAELSVAVTSRPNCYWGRNCRTQVKAHHAMKFNHICEQTRFKN